In Apium graveolens cultivar Ventura chromosome 10, ASM990537v1, whole genome shotgun sequence, the following are encoded in one genomic region:
- the LOC141690622 gene encoding uncharacterized protein LOC141690622 → MCKGFGTTLSGPALQWFINLSNRSTKTFFNLEDAFNMHFASSREFEKTTSDLYKIVQRHRASLHDYLRRFNREKVTITNCDILTAREAFRRGLERISPIYKELTKYPCRTMDDVQAKAMTQVRLEEDKREDDEKYYRPSRKIITPRSRE, encoded by the coding sequence ATGTGTAAGGGGTTTGGTACAACACTATCGGGACCAGCTCTACAATGGTTCATTAATTTGTCAAACAGGAGCACCAAAACATTTTTCAACCTGGAAGATGCATTCAATATGCATTTTGCAAGCAGCAGAGAGTTTGAGAAAACTACAAGTGACTTGTACAAGATTGTGCAGCGCCATAGAGCATCACTACATGATTACTTGAGACGATTCAATAGAGAGAAGGTGACTATAACCAATTGTGATATTCTTACAGCTAGAGAAGCATTCAGGAGAGGCTTGGAAAGAATATCACCAATTTATAAAGAACTCACGAAGTATCCATGTAGGACTATGGATGATGTACAAGCAAAGGCTATGACACAAGTCAGACTAGAAGAAGACAAGAGGGAAGATGATGAAAAGTACTATAGACCTTCCAGAAAGATCATAACACCAAGGTCTAGGGAATAA